A stretch of Bacillota bacterium DNA encodes these proteins:
- a CDS encoding IS1634 family transposase: VRPIFHWTEKRIKGHFVICFLAFLLERTLEFRLKEHQLFISPAQIQEALSSLLFTEMEINSQRFLVKMRPSDNANKILRILRISPPKNMLPVEEAGEFAW, translated from the coding sequence AGTACGTCCAATCTTTCATTGGACTGAAAAGCGCATAAAAGGCCATTTTGTTATTTGTTTTCTGGCTTTCTTGCTCGAAAGGACCTTAGAATTCCGTCTGAAAGAACATCAATTGTTTATTAGTCCAGCCCAAATTCAGGAAGCTTTGAGTTCATTGTTGTTTACAGAAATGGAGATAAATAGCCAAAGATTTTTGGTGAAGATGCGTCCAAGTGATAATGCCAATAAAATTTTAAGAATATTACGCATTTCCCCACCGAAGAATATGCTGCCTGTTGAAGAGGCAGGAGAATTCGCCTGGTAG